The nucleotide sequence ATGTGGAAAAACCAAACTCACATATTTACTCACAAAGTGAAAGAGTAAGAAAACCACCCAAAAAGTCAAGAatgagaaagaaagtaaacGAAATGATGATAATTGATAATACAAACTGGCAACACCACGGATCACCTCCCTTTTTCTAATAACAGTCGGTAATCATCTTCTCCAAAGATATGATCAGATTTAATTAGTAGATAATTAAGCAACTAATTGTACATAACAAGCAAAGTTAAGGCTCTATCTCGATAAACAACTTAACTAAGCGCACTTATCGAATAAAAGTTCCTCATATAAGTGCGTATGTATGAAATATATCTatgataaaagataaaataaagtcaaactatttcCATATAAGCtagaagttgttttcataagctatcatgtAGAGTtcatggaaataagctgaaaacaacttagggacatatcataagttgtttttatggACTCTACCAAACAGGCCGTAAAGCCAAAGAGGTCATGCACTCATGCTATAGTCTGATTATGTTTAGTCAGAAATATCAGTTTCTTTGTCAACTGATAAAAGCTCAAGGGACAAAGAAAAGAACACATACCTAACTAAGGACATCCTTTTTATTAATCAACCAAAACATTAAGACAAGTGAGGTACAATAATGCTAACTTATATTGAATTATGGTAAAACATATAACATGTAGTAGAAGTAAGCATACCTTGAGATGCTTTGTAAGTTGGTTGGCATGTAATATGTTAGCAAGTTTTGACTGTCCATATGCACCCCATCTGCTGTAACTGTATAAAGAGGTCACATTTCCAAGTTTAATTCACCATGCAACTAATGTTAGCCAATTGCTAATAAAATGTAATCaaggaagaaaacaaaatcaatcaCATGACATTTACCTTGATTCGTCATTGATTTTATCAAAACGGATTCCTTCAGAATATGCGAACCTATGAGCCTCTGAGGCGACATTAACAATTCTTCCTTCTTTCTTACTTTTGCGTGTTGTTTTCTTCATAGTATCCAACAAAAGATTTGTCAAGAGAAAATGACCTGCGTAATTAcaataattcataaataaaatcagaaatATTGCTTCTTCTCATCCTATGTATTAAAAGATACAGtaaaattctcaacaaaaaaaaacagtaaaataGTTACTTGATGTGTTACATAAGTTGATTGAGATGGATCAGAAGTGTAAATTACACATATTTCAGTGATGTACAAACTATCACTTTTATCCCTGATATTGTTAAATTCTTTGAATTAGAAATCAATAAAACACATGTCCTGTGCTCCCTATAAACTATTGCAAGTGGCAAAGTTCTCCTCCCTTTCCACTCTAGTGCTGGAAAGTTTGTGAATAATTCATATTACAAGAAGAGTAAAaggttattaaaattgattaatgtcACTGTGTCGGTCATCAAATGAATTTTCCGGAGAATAAAACAGTAACATGCACCACATACCTATGTGATTGGTGGCAAACTGCAGTTCAATGTTGTCTTTGGACAACTTGAAAGGGCATGCCATAACTCCTGCATTATTTCTTACAGttgcaaacaaacaaacaagaaaaattaGTACTAATGTGTTGACTTGAATGATTGTAATTAAGAAAGCACAATTGGAAGTTGGAACATAGaaataacaaacatatataatGAGACAGAACAAGTAACTAACAACTTCAATAAAACAGTAAAAATAAATCTGATAATTATATGACTAAATTAATCTCATTTTCTTACATCAAGATGTTCAGTGGACGACCAGAAGAATTATACTCAGATGCAAATTTCTTGACAGAGTCCAATGAGCTGAGATCTAACTCCATGGCATCAAGTTTGGCTGAGGGAATGTCCTTGAGTATTGTATCTTTGACATCTTTAGCAGCAACCAAGTTTCTCACACCCATAATCACATGCACACCGCGCAAAGCAAGGACACGAGCAGTCTCAGCGCCAATGCCGCTGGATGCTCCTGTTACCACAATGACCATATACTATACCGCATTAAAATAGTCACACATCTcgatatttatttatcaatgaTTTCAATGTAGCATGCATATACAGGGTTTCAAATTGTGGTCGTGGTTGCATTACAATTtacaatcacaattttttatatttcaaaaatttgcTGTCAAAATGTGCCCACAGTTAGATTCACaaaccattttaaaaaatcttatgGATATGTAATCCAGAAgaagataaagagaaaaaaactaaGAGATAAATCATGATTAATCTAAGAAAACTGTTTGcaaatttcaatattttgaGATTGGCTGTAGATCATTATTATTTACTACCACCACTAGTAGTTTTAAAGGGATATTGCACCATCCAAGCAATTGGACTCAAGTGGTTAATACGCTTTACCAAAAACGAATTGTTAGTGTTCAGGATAACTTGAGTTTGATTCCTGGTGAAACAATTCTTGGCGAAACTTTTCTTACAAACTCCGGACCTTTCTCCTGAGTTAACACAAAAAAGTGGTATTGCGGAGGCTAAATTGGATAGAGTTAAATATGGGGGGTCTTAGATCTTTATCGAAAAAGCTTGTAAATAATTCATCCCAAAACCTATGCTTATGTGATGCAAAGCTACAAAGTAATACAATactgcataatttttttatgcaatttcTGGAAATCAAAATTGTATTCAACCAAaagatataataaaattaaactattttcaCAAGTTGTCCTAAAGAACTTATTAACATAAGCTGAAAACgtttatgaatataatataggatatttatatatataaactccCTCATCAATCTCACAAATGTTTATGTTAATATATAAACTCAAGTATGCAAATTGAAATAGACACTAAAAAGATTTTCGTGTAGATATAATAgtagtcttcatcataatctTTTTAGCGTCTGTTTGAATTTACATATATTAACATAAACATTCACGTACGTATAAAATTGTTTGCATGAAGAGATACCATTTTGGGAAATGATTAAGAAAGAAAGATCAACCAGTAACAATGGCAGTGAGACCAGTAGCATCGATTCCATGTGTGACTTGTTCAGCAGTTGAGTTCCATGAAAAACCAGAAACACCTTTCTTGCTGAATGGCCACATATTGCGTATCAATCTCTTTCTCTGCCGTGTGTCACAAAAGCAGTGACCGAGATATATTGCAATTGCAGTGCTTGTTGTAACTGACGTGACGCTACTATATATCTGGATGATATGGAAACACATCAAactttttttatctctttttattatatcatatatgtatatattgaaATAGTAGAAAAAGTAAACATTTTATCTTTGTCCataaaagtaattattttaTCTGTCGATATTCAATTTcttcattcaaaaaataatctaattccATTTCTGTATTTattcaaacttttttctttaatttcaaattatgggaagattttttctttttccgtctaaaatcattaaatttatttcatttaattattattttacaactTATTTCATTACATTATATTCTATCTATTGAGATAAAAGGATTGAAGTATACTAAATGAGGAAAATGTTTTCTTCAAtcaaatgatttaatttgtatacaccaacaacatttatttttgaaaaaatgtcaaCATGTTTTCTTCaattcctaatttttttataaactaaaaatttattcaagaaataaaaaaacataaacataaaattagGGGGACATAAGTCTAACtcaataaaagataaaaaaataaaataaaaaagagttcCTCAAACGATATAAGAGTTCTTTTCTACCCTTAGTAATTTAGTGCACTGGATTGGATGTGGCCAAGTTGGTGAGGTGGAATTTAATGTGTGGTACTAAGTTGTTTAGTTGAGTTGTGTTGTTTCTACAATTACACTCACTCAGTCAGGGAGTTGGATTGATTGAAGGAATGGTTGTCCTCTTGTCTTCACTCCTCAGAGTGGGGTTCTTGCTGCATAAAGTGCTTGCCttattgcctttttttttttttttttttggtagaagcCTTATTAATGACTTTATATTTGTACTCTACCTTGTGTTTAATATAAGCCATTTTGccttttgcaaaaaataaaaatgtaaaatatgaattaaaaaggTAAACTATGAATTTGAAAATCTGtagtataaaaatatttcattatttcaaaaaaaatatttcatgttAATTACTctatccgtttcaaaatacatacatTAACATCACAATGTCGCACAAGTGTATTTCCGGAGTCTACCACTTCACTCTAAATGAACAGCaaaacctaataataataataataataataaaccaaAGAACAAAAAGGGCAATATTCGGTTTGATTTAGGAGGACCATGTTTGGACCCTTTTACAAGAGGTCCATATTAAGGGACCCTATTTCATATTGAATTACAATCTTGTTTCAAACGTGACAATCAATTATGTTATAGATGCATTTCACATTGACATGAACAATGAATGTtatttccattttctttttatcaattaGTTTCGTGCACACACATTACAATGTCATTTTCATTCTTATACAACACTTGGTTATTCTATTTGTCCTTGATCAAATTCATGCTGAAATCCCAAAGTTTCTTAGCCAAATCAGCATCCTTCCCATGTGAACTTGATTTGGCCACATTATTGTCTGAAAAATATTCACCACTAACTCCCTTCACTTGTGGGTGCAATGCTACATAGCAGGTTGTGGCTGCCCCCTACATTTAGATAGAGGAGAAAGTTAACATGCAACTAGCAGAAAGCTTATAAAGTTATAATCTATGTTTAGTTAATAAATGTTTATAACAACCAATATTTATTTGACATGACCCCTCACATTTATAAATAGTAGGTCATAATGATTTTGACATACCTGTGGAACGTTTTTCATCACAAGTTTGCCAACCACATTTACTATACCTGTTGCATAAATCAAACATCAATAGTATATCTATAGAACTCAGCTACTGTCAATATCTCTACACATGAAAAAGCAAACAAACTTTATGGACACTGCAGAATGCCAGTGTGTAAACAAACAAACCAGAAAAACCACCcaattcaaaatcatcaaatgtaTTTATAGTAGTAGTCAGATAAACACAATGAAGTGCTTGATGACAATAAAGTAATAATGTAAATGGTTAGGGAAGAATAGTGGAGAGACTGACAAAGCATCCAACTTCTAGGatgattttattgttgttgtacATTATGGATGACTTGGTGTACCAATCAAGTGCTGTAAATTACTCACTCTGTCCTTCAATATTAGTCAATTTAGCAAATAATGCACGAATTAAGAAacgtaattaattttgttgattttataaaaCGTATGGCTTACTTTAGAAAATTAGCCTTCTTTAATAGTATAAGAAAGATAAATTActagaattgaaataaaaatagtacaaacaaacaaaatagttAGGAGGGAGTACAAAGTCTTTTTGTTTCAGACTCTCGGCGATCATGGTGATCATGTTTCCGATGAATGCTTACAAGGTTGATTGTGGTCTTTAACATGTCTATATTCttccttgttaaaaaaaaacatgtttgtaTTCTTCAAAATTCAGAGGGGGGCAACGACCAACCTTAATCATAATATTATTAGATGGTGGGTTCTGAACAATAATCATGTACCAAATATAGGATAAAACACCTAGAGCAATGTAGACAGATAAGAACTTATATCATTGTAAAATCCACCGAAAATTTCTTTAGGACAAGTAACATGAAGTTAACAAAGAAAGATAGTGCCACATAACGGTAGATGATACAgaacaaataatttagaatgCCACATCAGAGGACTTGTATAATAATTCATAGACAACCTGAATAGTATAATGCTATAATAGTTACCGTTGATTGCACTGTTATGACGGTAAAGATTGGTGGCAATGCCTCCTGGATGAAGAGAATTTGCAATGATATTCACACCATCATCCTGATCAAAATGCAACAAGTAATGTTATAAATCAAAGATAATTATTGTGGCAAAACCATCAAAAGGGAGGGAGACTGAGAAAGCTATGATTATGGTTGCCAAAAGGGATGCAAAGTTTGCGTCTTTTTCAGAGACTTGAATGAAGGAACACCAACAACTAAAGCCTGTTCCAACTAGGTGGAGTTGGAATGGAGGCGGATAAAACATCCACTAAAGTTGATGTTTAACAATATTTGGTCattgatattttataataaaaaaaccaGTCACCAATTGATAGGTGATTAAGATAGCAGATGCTGTAAAAAGGATTATGATT is from Medicago truncatula cultivar Jemalong A17 chromosome 1, MtrunA17r5.0-ANR, whole genome shotgun sequence and encodes:
- the LOC25485056 gene encoding short-chain dehydrogenase TIC 32, chloroplastic isoform X2, with the protein product MWPFSKKGVSGFSWNSTAEQVTHGIDATGLTAIVTGASSGIGAETARVLALRGVHVIMGVRNLVAAKDVKDTILKDIPSAKLDAMELDLSSLDSVKKFASEYNSSGRPLNILINNAGVMACPFKLSKDNIELQFATNHIGHFLLTNLLLDTMKKTTRKSKKEGRIVNVASEAHRFAYSEGIRFDKINDESSYSRWGAYGQSKLANILHANQLTKHLKEDGVDITSNSLHPGTIVTNLFRHNSAVNGKSNKCGWETCDEKCPAGSSNNMLCSIAPTSEGS
- the LOC25485056 gene encoding short-chain dehydrogenase TIC 32, chloroplastic isoform X1, whose amino-acid sequence is MWPFSKKGVSGFSWNSTAEQVTHGIDATGLTAIVTGASSGIGAETARVLALRGVHVIMGVRNLVAAKDVKDTILKDIPSAKLDAMELDLSSLDSVKKFASEYNSSGRPLNILINNAGVMACPFKLSKDNIELQFATNHIGHFLLTNLLLDTMKKTTRKSKKEGRIVNVASEAHRFAYSEGIRFDKINDESSYSRWGAYGQSKLANILHANQLTKHLKEDGVDITSNSLHPGTIVTNLFRHNSAVNGLINVVGRLVMKNVQQGAATTCYVALHPQVKGVSGEYFSDSNVYKTTPHGRDADLAKKLWDFSINLVKQK